The following coding sequences are from one Eucalyptus grandis isolate ANBG69807.140 chromosome 11, ASM1654582v1, whole genome shotgun sequence window:
- the LOC104425996 gene encoding uncharacterized protein LOC104425996 translates to MVLKRPLDDGESCEDSYKLPRQEEHSPLHALPGIDSSKHSFVLAESPGEEWSTKRNLEVDQKLIDDSMTKPPISNVEDARYSEEFQLEGRFQASYAPEYVSSNHPPPAFSRRDDIYSLLLRHPPQKPVPIGSDYQADLSPWSQQDDMTNSDIIAGDEDDIKFAGTCVIPLPDSDVYDNYDDKVGAGRAGCSCLDEGSVRCVRQHIIEARDMLRRELGDEGFVESGCQDMGEQVAENWSDEEEQLFHEVVFSNPSSRGRNFWNSLSFRFPSRTRREIISYYFNVYMLQNRAGQNRCDPVNIDSDNDEWQASDEEEEDSIVESLEHGVGHGCDRNMEEINEVDEEIAEETCEGDEHVTLKVGEFVSDTAEACSKEWIDSPTSHLRNKSWDDTGDQDDSCTSFDSLPATAPDTQLKRENGDRLPNSLHSLNGGGGHHDYVLDTCDTKFWDAGYITCPKTEFDLLPTCSMIEEVFGDGSWNCEADEKGFS, encoded by the exons ATGGTGTTGAAACGCCCTCTTGATGATGGTGAATCATGTGAAGATTCCTATAAGCTACCAAGACAAGAGGAGCATAGTCCACTACATGCTTTACCTGGAATTGATTCTTCTAAACATTCTTTTGTGCTGGCTGAGTCTCCAG GTGAGGAGTGGTCAACAAAGAGAAACTTggaagttgatcaaaagctcaTTGATGATAGCATGACAAAACCTCCTATAAGCAATGTGGAGGATGCACGTTATAGTGAAGAATTCCAACTAGAAGGACGTTTTCAAGCATCTTACGCTCCTGAATATGTCTCTTCTAACCATCCGCCTCCAGCTTTTAGTCGTCGTGATGATATCTATTCTTTACTTTTACGGCATCCACCACAGAAACCAGTTCCCATTGGATCAGATTATCAAGCTGACCTGTCACCCTGGAGCCAACAGGATGACATGACCAATTCAGATATTATTGCTGGAGATGAAGATGACATAAAATTTGCTGGAACTTGTGTAATTCCATTGCCTGATTCTGACGTATATGATAACTATGACGACAAAGTTGGAGCTGGTCGTGCTGGTTGTAGCTGCCTGGATGAAGGTTCTGTGAGATGTGTTAGGCAACATATCATTGAAGCTAGAGACATGCTCAGAAGGGAACTTGGAGATGAAGGATTTGTGGAGTCTGGATGCCAGGACATGGGAGAACAAGTTGCTGAGAACTGGAGTGATGAGGAAGAACAATTGTTCCATGAAGTCGTCTTCTCCAACCCATCATCTAGGGGCAGAAACTTCTGGAATAGTTTATCTTTCAGATTTCCTTCACGAACTAGAAGGGAAATTATTAGTTACTATTTCAATGTTTACATGCTCCAGAACAGGGCTGGACAGAACAGATGTGATCCAGTGAACATTGACAGCGATAATGATGAATGGCAGGCAAGtgatgaggaagaggaggacTCCATtgttgaatctcttgaacatgggGTTGGCCATGGTTGTGACAGGAACATGGAAGAAATAAATGAAGTTGACGAGGAAATTGCTGAAGAAACTTGCGAAGGTGATGAGCATGTTACTCTGAAAGTGGGAGAGTTTGTCTCTGATACTGCAGAAGCATGCTCGAAGGAATGGATAGATAGTCCGACTTCTCACCTCAGGAATAAATCTTGGGATGACACGGGAGATCAAGATGATTCATGTACATCTTTCGATAGCTTGCCTGCCACAGCTCCGGATACCCAGTTGAAGCGTGAAAATGGGGACCGCTTGCCTAATAGCTTGCACAGTTTGAATGGGGGTGGTGGTCATCATGACTATGTCTTGGATACTTGTGATACTAAGTTCTGGGATGCTGGCTATATAACTTGCCCTAAAACGGAATTTGATCTCTTGCCCACTTGCAGTATGATTGAAGAGGTATTTGGAGATGGATCTTGGAACTGTGAGGCAGATGAGAAGGGCTTTAGCTAG